The nucleotide window GTCGCGGCGACGGAGATCTCGATGAAGGCCTTGGGGTAGATGCCGAGCAGAAGGACGCCGCCGACGGCGGTGAACAGGACCAGGCGCATCGGGAACGTAATCGGAATCGGAGAGGCGTCCTTCGGCATGTTGATGTAGACGCGCTTGATGACGATGAGGTAGTAGTACATCGAAATGACGATGTTGATCCCGCCGATCACGACCAGCGCCACCAGCCCCTCCTTCATCGCGGCCGCGAAAACGTAGAGCTTGCCGATGAAGCCCGCGAGCGGCGGCACGCCGGCGAGCGACAGGAAGAAGATCAAGAGCGCGAAGGCGAGCAGCGGCGAGCGCCGCGAGAGGCCGTCGTAGTCCTCGAGCTGATCGCTGTTGGTCAAGTTGGAAAAGATGATCACGACTGCGAAGGCCCCGACGTTCGCGAAGAGGTAGGTCAGGAAGTAGAACAGGACCGAGTCGCCCCCCATCTTGCTCGCGGCCGCAAGGCCGATCAGCACGTTCCCGATCTGCGCGATCCCGGAATAAGCCAAAAGCCGCTTGATGTTCTTCTGCGCGATCGCCACGATGTTCCCGTAGGTCATCGAGATCGCCGAGACCGCCACGATCAACCAGATCCAGTCTTCCTTGATGTCGCCCACCGTCGCCATGAAAATGCGCAGCAGGATGGCGAAGGTGGCGGCCTTGGGCGCGATCGAGAGGAAGGCCGTCACCGGCGTCGGCGCGCCCTGGTAGATGTCGGGCACCCAGGCGTGGAAGGGCACCGCGCCGACCTTGAAGCCCAGCGCCACGAAGATGAGCAGGAAGCCGATGATCATCCCGGGCGTCAGATGGGCGTGCATCTTGGCGAAGTCCGTGAACATAATGCTGCCCGTCTCGCCGTAGATCAGGCTGATGCCGAAGGCGAGCAGCCCCGCCGCGAAGACACCCAGGATGAAATACTTGAGCCCGGCCTCGTTCGACTGCGCGTCGTCCCGGAGGTAGGCGACCAGAATATAAAATGAAAAGGTCGAGAACTCGAGCGTGATGAACATGCTCAGGAGGTCGTTCACCGAGGCCATCAGCATCATGCCCAGCGCCGCGAGCAGCCCGAGGAAATAATACTCGCCCTTGAAGTGCGGGACTTTTTTAAGATAGTCCATCGAGGCCAGGAAGACCAGTATGGTCGCGCCCAGAATGAACGCTTTAAAGAAGATCGCCAGGGGATCGACGACGTACATGTCATGGAAGAGCGTCCCGTGACGGTCCTCGATGAAATAGTCCGCGAGCAGAGCGAAGATCCCGCCCATCCCGGCGATCGAAAGCCAGGCGAGCTGAGTCTTCCCGATCCGGGGAAACAGAAAATCAAGAAAGAGGATCACGCTCAGTAGCCCGGTCATTAAAATTTCGGGCATCAGTAGCCAGACATCGGCCGGCGTCATGGTAAAGGTAAAGGGCATGGTCAGAAGAGTCCCCCGATCTGCGTGTGGGACGCGTCGCCCTGGATCGCCGCGATCAGCGGCACGACGCCGGCCCGGATCACGCGGATGAATTGCGAGGGGAAGAGTCCGAAGTAGATGCTGGTCGCGGCCATCACCAGAAGCGGCAGGCGGTCGACGACGGGGCTCGCGTCGTGGACGTGGGCGTAGTGCGGGTCCATCGGACCGTAGAAGACGCCCCGCATCATCCGGAAGAGATAGGCCAGCGTCAGACCGATCCCCAGCACCGCGATGATCGTCTGGACCGGATAGAGGCTCCAGCTCCCGACCAGGATCATCAGCTCGCCGATGAAATTCACCGTGAGCGGCAGCCCGAACGAGGCCGCGACCGCCACGATGAAGATCCCGGCGATAAACGGCATCCTGGACGAAAGCCCACCCAGGGACGGGATGTCCCGCGTGTGGGTCTGATCATAGACAAAGCCGGCGATGGCAAAGAGCATCCCGGTCGCAAGCGCATGGGCGAACATGTAGAGCACCGCCCCGGTCATGCTGATGACGTTCAAGGCCGCCATGCCGAGAAAGACGTAGCCCATGTGGCTTGAGGAGGAATAGCCGATCACGTACTTGGTGTCTCTTTGAAAGTAGGCCACGAGGCCGCCGTAGACGATGCTGAAGACGCAGAGAACCGCGGCCAGCGGCATCCATTCGCGCGTCGCTTCCGGAAACAGTGTATACCCGACCCGGATGATCGAAAAATGGCCCAGCTTCATCAGAACGCCGGCGTGGAGCATGCTCACGGCGGCCGGCGCGGCGGCATGGCCGACGGGCGACCAGGAATGAAGCGGCCAGAGCGGGGCGATCGTCGCGAAGCCGAAGAAGATCAGCAGGAAGAGGAGGCCGTGCAGCGATTGCGGTATATGGCCGTGGGCCTGGAGCTCGACGAGGTTGAAGGTGTTCAGCCCGGACGTGGCGTAGATGATCAGGATCGCCACGAGCGCCACGACGGCGCCGGCGGACAGGAACAGCGTCAGCTTCATCGCGGCGTATTCCTTGCTGTTCGAGCCGAAATTGAAAATGAAGCCGACCGAATCCCGTTTCTGCCTGTCGGACATCTCGAGGTAGCCCTTGGTGTGGCTGCCCCAGATGCCGAGCAGGACGTACATCGGCAGCACGGACATCTCGTAGAAAAAGTATAAAAAGAACAGATCGAGCGAAACGTAGACCCCGATCGTGGCGGCGGCGAGAATCAACAGAAAGGCGTAGAACTCCTTCGCCCGGTCCTTGAT belongs to Nitrospiria bacterium and includes:
- a CDS encoding NADH-quinone oxidoreductase subunit N, whose translation is MPFTFTMTPADVWLLMPEILMTGLLSVILFLDFLFPRIGKTQLAWLSIAGMGGIFALLADYFIEDRHGTLFHDMYVVDPLAIFFKAFILGATILVFLASMDYLKKVPHFKGEYYFLGLLAALGMMLMASVNDLLSMFITLEFSTFSFYILVAYLRDDAQSNEAGLKYFILGVFAAGLLAFGISLIYGETGSIMFTDFAKMHAHLTPGMIIGFLLIFVALGFKVGAVPFHAWVPDIYQGAPTPVTAFLSIAPKAATFAILLRIFMATVGDIKEDWIWLIVAVSAISMTYGNIVAIAQKNIKRLLAYSGIAQIGNVLIGLAAASKMGGDSVLFYFLTYLFANVGAFAVVIIFSNLTNSDQLEDYDGLSRRSPLLAFALLIFFLSLAGVPPLAGFIGKLYVFAAAMKEGLVALVVIGGINIVISMYYYLIVIKRVYINMPKDASPIPITFPMRLVLFTAVGGVLLLGIYPKAFIEISVAAT
- a CDS encoding NADH-quinone oxidoreductase subunit M codes for the protein MTEHILSIILFAPFVGVVILLFIPNEKPLLVRTVAAIAGLIPTLASFYLLYHYDSTAGGYQFTEQYVWSKDLGISFFLGVDGISIPLVLASSILLFTGVFISWHIKDRAKEFYAFLLILAAATIGVYVSLDLFFLYFFYEMSVLPMYVLLGIWGSHTKGYLEMSDRQKRDSVGFIFNFGSNSKEYAAMKLTLFLSAGAVVALVAILIIYATSGLNTFNLVELQAHGHIPQSLHGLLFLLIFFGFATIAPLWPLHSWSPVGHAAAPAAVSMLHAGVLMKLGHFSIIRVGYTLFPEATREWMPLAAVLCVFSIVYGGLVAYFQRDTKYVIGYSSSSHMGYVFLGMAALNVISMTGAVLYMFAHALATGMLFAIAGFVYDQTHTRDIPSLGGLSSRMPFIAGIFIVAVAASFGLPLTVNFIGELMILVGSWSLYPVQTIIAVLGIGLTLAYLFRMMRGVFYGPMDPHYAHVHDASPVVDRLPLLVMAATSIYFGLFPSQFIRVIRAGVVPLIAAIQGDASHTQIGGLF